The window ATTCTATTTCCTACAGTACAATCACATTTGGTTAAGCTTGAACATCCCAGGAAAACAAATGTGGGCAATGAAAGATTTAAAGGTAGCAAGAAATTGAAATGCATGTTTGATAAATCAATGAGACCTTTGTAAAATGTGCATTTGTATAAATTGGCACTTTATTACATTCTGTGTAATATGTTGTAAATATTTGTCATTTCAGGAGAATTCACAATCTAATCTTATTGTAATGGTTGAAAAATTAAAATTACCTCTCCCACCTCAACCACAGAAAGAAGCCGAAGGTATGGTAAAATGTTTTTGCTTTTTAATGTGTTGATATTTTTATAAATGGGTACAATTAACTTTCTGAACTTGAGCATAATAATCTTGGTCATTTTAGTTGTAGATgtgcaaacaaaaaaaatgcatgtGGCTAGATGACCATTCTTGTTGATGGAATGTAATGGCTGAGCTAGTGTAATATGTCACCAGTTTTAGGTGCATAAATGTTCATTTTAATTtgcaattatttattttgtttaaaagCAACAAAAGTGCGTAGAAACCTGTTTATTCAAGAGAACCGCTCGCCAACAAAAAGATGCAACAAGATGCCAAGAAGCCAGTCTGTGTCGGCAGTGGAGGGTCTGAAACATAAGCGCAGCATGTCACACGGTGGCACCAACGGTACAGATTTCACTAATAGACTGCACAAATTTGTCAGATGAAAAAGCAATTGTATGTTTGTTTATGATTAATGGATAGGGTATGGTTTTTCATTAAAAAGTTGAAAGTTTTGTCTTCTAACCAGAACGCCTGATCAGTCTCTTGTATATTTAATGTAATTTGGGTTATGTTTTGAACTGCATATGTTTACAGAGAAATATGTATAGACAGAAAAAGTAGCACTAGACTAATGTGCTATATATGATTAAATAAACTAGTGTATGTGTCATACATAGGGTCACCTAACTATGTTTGATGtagaaagtgaataaatatatacaatagtgAAATGGATATAATTCCAATGTAACATGAATAAGGAACCAGTTCCAATGGTGTGGTGAATAAGAAGTCCAAATCCAGAAAACTGTTCCTTATGGAGTAGGCTGCACCTTCTGAGTGATCTAGCCTGATCATATGGATAACTACAAAGAAAAAGCGcacgctccatagcataatactgttatgCAATTTATTAAGATAAGAGTCAGTCGCCAGGACATGCACTTACAATGTGGAATGAAAATCACGCATTTGAGAGAAATCTCTACAATTTGACGTCACCAGCTGGAGAACGCGTCCGGTGTCGGTTCAGACGGTGGATCATCTAGTTCCGTTTTGGACAGCCTCCGGGTGTAGTAGTCTGAGATGATAAAGGGTTGTGGGTTAGTTTGCATGTGGCAAGTGCAATCTAATGCGAAAATGTTCAAAATAACTCTGGTCACAAAACTACAAAGGCAGAATACAGGATTAGTGATATTGTCAACTATTCTAAGTAGGCGTATATGAGAACGAGAAGCGCCATAACCAGGTCCTGCTCTGAAGCTACGAAAGTAGTACATCACGGACCAGGGAGTGAATTtgtggaatagcctcccaacGGAGGTGGTAGTGGCTAATACTGTAAGGAAATTCAAACATGCCTCGGCTAGACATGGCTCAATACGAAAGTATGCCAAGTGGTGCTTATTTGCCGTCAAATTTGATGTTTCAAAATGTGACTCTTCTAATTAAACTTCTTTACATTTTAGATCATTACATGTTGCTGACCAAGAAAGTGTCAGAGACCCCTCTTCATAAACAGATATCAAACAGACGTCTTCATAAACAGATAAAAGGCCGGTGAGCTGCGTTCTAATTGTATTATATACATGAAACTATATTCTATGTATAGGACAAAACTCTGATTGTAATAGTCTTTCAGTACTGCTGACCCTCAGTACTTCTGTCCTTCTGGCCATTTGTGTTGTTTTGTCAAACACTGGCACAAAAAAACGACTAAACTCTGAAATTGGTGTGGGAAGGGAATTGCTACTTTAATCctttttttgtgacatattattaaaaaataatcgCATAAAAAAATAATCGCATAAAAAAATAATCGCATAATAGGTGTtacagcccccctctccccacccccaccccccaaaaaaaaaatattttgttcacACTTGTCTAGGCAATACAACTGAACAGTACTGTAATAATGGTAAAATAATGTAAGACGGTGgcaaggtaagtgtaatatacacAATTAAATGAGATAATGATAggcagaaggagtggctcagtgagtaaagacactgactgacactgagattgctgcaggggaacctggttcaattcctggtgtcggctccttgtgaccttgggtaagtcactttatctccctgtgcctcaggcaccaaaaacatagattgtaagctctacggggcagggacatgtgcctgcaaaatgtctttgtaaagcgctgcgtacaattagccgcgctatacaagaacatgctattattattattataatcaaAACATCAACTTTTGTCATAAAAATGTAGTGACATCTGTAACCGTTCTGTTCCTTGCattcattttttttgtatttgtgttgtgTGGTTTGGTTTTTATTGCTCATGCAAAGTAAGATGTAGGATAGCCCCATAATAACTACTAACAGATCTATTGACAcatttgtatttaaataaaataacagTAATTAAGCAGTGGTAGAAGGATTTCAGTGAAGTTATAATACCCTAGGCATAAACTGTGTTGTGCTTTCAGGCATTCAGATTCTACACCTGACATCGGCATTGTTGAGGAATCTCCAGAAAAGTCTCTAACAGGTAATTGGGACATGTTGGGAGAGCGGGGCCCAAGttgggtatatattattattattattctttttagTAACAGATTCGGataccccaatacattttaacttTCCGTATTTTAACAATTCACAGAGAAAACTGAATCCTGTTGAGACAATTTTTCAACATAACTATTCATTGCCTTTATCACCCTCTTTCAATATTTTAATTATACGTTTTGCCCTTTAATGCTTCTCCAaaaggaaaatgtaaaaaaaaaaagaaacaaatgaaAGCAAAGCAGTTGCCAATTACCTTTGTACCCACACGTATTACTGTCATGGAAATGGCACAGGATCTGTACATCTATTTACAGTTCTAGCAGCATTGGGTATATTGGGTTAGTTGAATTTGAATTTGAAATACGTTCGCAATATTAATCATTTGCATTTTCACCCTATATGGTCTCGTAagatatattttttgtatgttaTTCTGTTTTTACTCTTCTTAATTATACGTTTTGTTTTATGTAACAGAAATTGATTTACGAAGAAGTCCTCGCATTAAGcagttgaccttgacaaggaagaACTCTTCCTTTTATGCTTCCCAGCCAAAGTCTCGTAATGTGGAGAGGTTGCATTCAGGGTCTCAGAAAAGCGCGGATGCGCATCTCACACGTACGCATCTCGCAGGCACGCCTCTCACAGGTACGCCTCTCACAGGTACTGAGGGTACAGAAGGGGAGAGATTCCCTCACATTTCTTGGTTAGAAATGTGAAACCTCCAGCACGATACATGATGGGCAGTGTTTTATCTAAATATTAAATAACATCTTGTAAAAGCAGCGTTTCTTATTTCcagttttttaattaattaaatgctGCAGTTAATTACATTGATGTAAGCTGCCAATCCATCCTTTCTCCCGACACCGATCAGTAAAGATTCTGCTTTCCTGGGCacacaatatggctgcctattttTAAAAGAAAATTCTGTGGCTTGGTAAATATTTGCCATAGCACAGAAGGAAGcttaatgcattatatatataattaagggCATAAAGAGTATAAAACTAAGATAATGCAGTAAGTATTCTCTATCACTATACAaagcatgtatttatttattttaaacagaatttTGAATTGCTGCTTCAAAGTGGCGTTACCTTATGGCttattaatgtattttgtaaGTAGGTGGGAAGCAgaaggtctctggagctgaaccgctctgATTTCTGCTCCAGAAACTCCCCAAATCCCGAGATACTTGCATTGAAAGGTGGTTCTGGTAGCGGTTCCGGCCACGACGTcgtcccttgcagcttcctattgaatcaggacctttaaacagcAGGGAGATATCGATGTCACCTTCtgatgtatctcgggaagcagtggggtctgcggaactgaaattaacgtggttcggcacaggagacccccctgcttttcaccttggggggagaaagagattgggaaatattttttaaaaaatgtgttttttttttaattaaggcAATGGTTCTTTAATTGTTCTAGAACATCTGCAGCTTTAGGAAAAATGAATATTTAATGGTGTGATTATCATTTGAATTTATACTTTTAGTGACAAGTTTGTTTTGCAGGCAGCAGATCCTTTTCTGAGGTAAAAAACCCCAATCAACTTCTCTTTGGAGAGGTCCAGCCAATGAATAGTGCTCCTGTGACAAGATCAAAAATACATCTCTCCGATACAGCTGAGCCAGGCATCTGTCAGGCAAGTTACAAATATTCACTCAAAGCTTCCATGCTCTTAACTTTCAGCAATGCAGACCTAAATTCATACAGATCAACATATGCTGACAACCTTTTCTTTTACAGACCCCAGGAAAAATCCTGCGATACACTCCTCAGAAAACCATTCCCAACTTCAAAGACGTGCCAGAAAGGAACAAAATGATCCGTAAATCCCCTCGCACGCCTGTCAGGACTCCGAAGAGACTCAAAACACCGTCCAAAAGTTCATCAGAGAAGAAAACTGTGGCTAAAAATTTAGGAAAATATTTCTCGCCCTCTAAATTAGAGGAACATTCACCTTTTAAATCTTATGGAAGAAGAAGTGAACGATTGGCACAAATAACACCTGGGAAAGAAAGTTCTCCAAATAAATTGTTTGTGTCTCCATTAATGAATCTAATCTCCCCTCCaaaggaaggagaaggaagacttCAGGTTTTCAAAAGCCCCTTAAGGACACCTAAGAGAGGGTCAAACAGAACTACTCCTGCGAAACAAGAGATACAGACGCCGTGCACACCAAGAAAACCTCACACATTACTGGAGACAATAGCAGGATGTGCTACTCCAACAAGGTACATCATTGGAACACCTGAGAAACTGGTTTCACCTTTagtctcccacacacatacacctacaCAATGTGTTGAAAGGGACCTTTCTGTTGCATTATCCTGTGCACCGGCATGTACTCCTGAAAAAGCACAAGCCTTTTCTCCAAGGAAACCTACAACTTTGAAGAATATACCTATGTCACCATATACAAGTATAACAAAGAGTAAGTTCACCAGGTCACCTTCCATCCAAGCTTCTGATGTGGAATACAATGCATTTTTGCTTTGTCCATTATCACCTGACACCCCCAGAAAATCTCCATTAGGAATTTTCAAATCGGCTTATTCCCAAAAGTCTATAGATACAATTGAATCCCCAACTAAAACACCAGCAGGACATACGGTATTTACAAAAGCAGAAGAAAATAATGATGTCCTCAGTATCATCTCAACACCTTTCCAACGTGTTTCTTCTGGTGAAGACTTTGGCCATTGTAGAAGTGTgtccctgtctgagacatgcattTTATCTCCAAGTATGTCCCTTACAAGTAAAGGCGTATCTCCAAATCTGAAAAATGTTTCACCACCCAAGGGTAGTTCATATAAATGTAGAGATGCTGATGTAGTATGTGAAAGATTGGACTCTTCCTTGGCAAGCCCAGGCACATCCGAATCTTTTGTCAATAGTTCTCAAACGACAGAGGAAAGCATTGATATATCAGACGCTCGAGTTGTGCCAGCAGAAGGTTCTGGATTGAAGATGAAAGTCTTAATTACCCGAAAATCTAACTCTGGCACACTGAAGTGCTTATCTACTACTCCAAACGCTGTGAGAAACACAACAGAATGGTCCTCCACGCCATCCTATGGTCTTCGCTGTACTCCGGACAGGCGACAGAGAGAAGCAGCAACACGCCTCGGTACTCCAGAGATTCCTGCAACGTTTTCTACACCGAAAAGTCGCCGGAAAATTATCCCCCCTGTTATACCAACCTATGCAGTCGAACTTGAGATGCAAGCGTCCGGCCTGCCTAAACTTCGCATTAAGCGAACAGACTCCAACTCCACACTGGATGTGGACAGcataaagaaaacagagcatgcAACGGTGTCCAGGAAACGCAAAGGGGATGAAAGTCCCTCCGGTGAGAAGTGGTGTAATAAACATGCACTAAAGATAGactctgcctgtgtgtctccttCATGCGCACGCTCTTCTCATAACACACCTGGCAAAAGTAGCCTGCAAACCTATATCTGTCAGTCTTACACTCCAAACAGATGTGCCTCTaatgctgcttctcctcagcctgATGTTGGGGTTCCTTGGACACCATCACCaaaacacaaggaaaaaacaaGTACTGATATAATAAACAATTGGCCTAGGAGAAAAAAAGCAGCCGCTTTAAATGCAACAAATATTTCAAGAGGAGAGAAGAATCAAGATAACACTGACAGCATGCCCTCCACtgaagaggagggagagggggctgtTTCCGAGCATGAGAGAAATAACGTTCTCTCTTTGGAGGATTTTGAGCTAGAGGGTGTTTATAAACTCCAGGAACAATCTCCGACCATAGAATTGCAAAGTAAGGCTGAAGGAGGTACTTTTGGACTTAAATCTAGAAAACGAGGCTTTCACCTTGTGTCTCCAACTAAAGAAACACAACACCAAGTTAAAAGGTCGCGCACGACTAGTAACGCATGTGAGGACATGGAGAAGGTCACATTGAGGAGTGAAACCTGTGCAGAAGCGCCCTCTGTAAGCAGAAGCATATCCTCAAACCTAAGCTCTTCAAATCCAAGTTCCTGTGATGATGTCTTCAATATTTCAGGTAATATCTTGACTTCTATAATCACCTGAGCTGGTTCATTTCTAGAGGGGATGGATTCAAAATGGCTTGCGTCTTTCTTTCTTAGTTGCCTATGCTACCGCGTTTCTATCTAAAGCAGAAGTTGCTGTTGTGTATCGGGGCTGCTTAATGGCAGATTAAATATCCTCGTTTATAAATGATCCTGACTtctatttctttttgtttctcaGGATTCACGCCGCCAAACAACGTATTGAAAAGTTCCTTATCTGTTAGTGGTCTGCTGGCCCTTACTCAATCACCTTTGTTATATCAAGGGAAAACCCCGTCATccaagaggaagggggggatgagaggtaAGACTCTTCTACTAACCGAGTACTTACATGCAGCATTTATTCTTAGGGACAGTGTGAAGCTGCGGTACCCGTGCCCTGCTGCAGTAAGACACCTTTCTATAGcgttgtattgatgcacaggaGGCATATGCAGCTCTGCATTGTGCTCACCGTTCCCCTCAGACAGATTTAGATCTTAATTTCTGTGTATGTTCAGTTACGATtatttgtaagtacagtatgacaaACATCAGGGTGCATTCCCATATATGACCACATGGATCTCCTGGGGGTGGTggtgatgacgatgacgatgatctTAAAACAAAGATTGATCTGATCCTAatgcaattttttatttattttaaatagctTTTGTTTGCAAACATTGTAATCTGACGTTCACGGTTCGTTTTATTGCCATGAACTCCATCTCGTCTCTCCATTAGGGTCACTTTTCTTGGGTTTCAAATAAATCTGATTACATTATGAGTATTGTGTGAAGCAAATATCATTGATCATTATCTCCCCTTTCAGGGTCACTTTTGTAACTGAAAACAagggatcttttttttttttttaaagataattataCTTGCCCCCTGAATTAGTCCCGAGTGAGGCATAAAATATGCACTGAACACAACTTAAAACTACACTTAAGAAATTGATATAAGACCGCTTAAGTGACTGAATATTCAGAAAGCATTCTAGATATTATCTTTATTGGTAAAATGATCATATTATAAACTGTTTTCCAGGAGGTGATCTGGACCAAGGCACACCTAAGGAGAAGAGACTAGTGCTTCACACTGCTGCTGACTCCGATGAGTCTCCTTTTAGCAAAAGCGTCTCTGTGCCACCCATCACCAAAACCTACACCAGGAAAAAGTTGATCACCTGATCCCACTGACCGTGGGAAAGTACTTTGAACACATCTTTTTCCTAAGCGGGCAGCTAAATATTAGGGTACGGTACTTGAAGGGAGACCTGGATTACTGTCAGTTCCTTTTGAGGGGGCATTCTCTGTTAGGCTTCTGCTTTTTGTGGATAGCTGCTCAAAATAAATAGTCCCATACAGAGGTAAGCCCTGCAATTTTATTGTCAAACCCTGCCATTCCAAAAGAGCACTTTCGAATCATCAGCTGTGCAATGGGTTGCTGCAGCTATCAGAGTGGGGTATGGGTTTGTGGCATAGCAAGAACTATATCTGACTTATTTTTCAGTTTGACAATCCCTTCTGTGTCCTTGATGACTGACCACTCAAGTGAATGGAAATGCTTTTCAACATCTGCGTTTAACAGACCAACTGCTGCTTTGTTCTTCGAGGTAAATTCCACTAGGTTCCCTCAATATAGAATGAAGACATTAAACAGAAAGTCTtccctaaaccaggggtgcgtaaactgggaggcaagatttttttttggggggggggggggggggggagagtcggcggttttagaggccccgcgctcttccccacagcatttaaattaaatgccggcggatcgcgtgaggcccctgcaacacttcacttaccgggattcagccggctgtgacgtgtcgccatggcaacgtggcgtcaaattacgccgctggcttgtgacgtcacacgcgtcaaatgccgctgcatcatttgacgaggatggtgggtgggggggcacgaGAGCAGGACAAGGAAGACAGGGtggcgcagcaggaaaagtttgcactcccctgcccTAAATGTTGGGAAGTACCTGGAAATCTGAAGAAAATGTTTCTTATTGAAACTGCGATTTGGTTCTTTATATGAGGATTGTTATCCAAATTATATTTTTACTACAGACACAGCTGAAAACTTATATTATGAATGGATGTAAATATTAAAGTTCTTGTGTTGATGTATTGACGatgaaaatatattttaaatgaatTTGACGTGTTTTTATGTGTAAGGTTGTGCGTCGTTTTTCCTCCAAACTTGCATTCAAAATGTTTCAAGTTTGGAGGTTTAGTGTGGGAAATTTTCAAATGTACAGATCATGCAAAATAGATGAAATTGTAATATTTTATAAAGTCCTCTTGTATAACAATAAACCAATTTGAACAATGCCAATTgcattttttaattacatttataCCCAGCCACGTATGTGACGGAGGCTTCATGTGCTTTCTAGCAAATTGACATTGAACAGGAGAGCACGATATCTATGCAGCAGCTCACTGACTGGCCATTAGATGGCGCTGCAGAGCTCACTTTGCTGGCTCTTCTCCTGTTCAAAGGGAAGGTaagtgtacaggtagtcctcgctatccaacgtttcactgtacaacgaatggcatatccaacgctttacaatacaACCCTTTGGGCTGTTTTTCGTCGCCTGAATGCTTGATCCGACGCCtcaatgcgttatccaacgctcgccGCTACAGATTAACATGGGaatcactttacaacggtttcactatccaacgctgcttcc is drawn from Ascaphus truei isolate aAscTru1 chromosome 18, aAscTru1.hap1, whole genome shotgun sequence and contains these coding sequences:
- the TICRR gene encoding treslin isoform X1: MSCSHNVVLLLDTAEPDLQDRVRLLSLRLLNFLACRAGLGQVRWSYRFLDSLGGRCRPPRRSDLRELGPRSWEECEEELGACWERARGSRTSRAHSSRALLTQTALKETLSDFQWDRPDITSPAKPAALRGRRGIPVDEPLQAQSPSQSLGAPSSRNAVFLLSPCPHSCAQLGHFAAASEGIGLQHLADKLLPKGVQDMLTNKRVTLYWLDTSDWAKVWSSSDHSGYWTMIELMQLVGGRILPSESLMQCFNHQTENGPLLPFDSSINYLICNEPDYRIRFPQQEGIVFFMEHGVDEQWECAVTLEPISMNEIYFRSLMNIKLKGTVQNWNQNGSIAMDTWVLGHSSKDSLPCICFQHLLQTLKSRGLHMVADVCTGEDLALRTGILSPISESVAVLNVICNERAIGIDQLLLHRTVNEASQDIPYDLPDIVSSVLSHVYNSDNISTTAFAELPVPEWVEQELSQSSQWTSSIVERWYPLSDASGASCNLMEAFRLINAASSDERDEQSTSDVEIGSCLSEFYQKKSNDESGIAGQGENRKKRGLPRTPVRQKMKTMPRSLQMLNVARLNVKAQKSHPEGVLPATNEKNSLTKRRSADQQEEKGKPLKPSGFKTEEELISFLKEDYDKTVFSGNDSLLTRAKDAITVIKSYLKSNSSKQVEIDCMAKIRNLLKTSKAIRRHYGNNQNKAAKLRECQIQVILRLEMCVQCPSLQTNADELEQTVEEMTDMLRILSLTEDPTFLTKFLQEDVLVTYVATIPKILADLYFGLGTQIPEDLALALPADFFSDDSVVQEGKTPMYSQPSMSRVPSVVPFNSEADQLEELRTRSAKKRSSTMARHRSVTESSHSSRQIELPKVPKRQLNKENSQSNLIVMVEKLKLPLPPQPQKEAEATKVRRNLFIQENRSPTKRCNKMPRSQSVSAVEGLKHKRSMSHGGTNDHYMLLTKKVSETPLHKQISNRRLHKQIKGRHSDSTPDIGIVEESPEKSLTEIDLRRSPRIKQLTLTRKNSSFYASQPKSRNVERLHSGSQKSADAHLTRTHLAGTPLTGSRSFSEVKNPNQLLFGEVQPMNSAPVTRSKIHLSDTAEPGICQTPGKILRYTPQKTIPNFKDVPERNKMIRKSPRTPVRTPKRLKTPSKSSSEKKTVAKNLGKYFSPSKLEEHSPFKSYGRRSERLAQITPGKESSPNKLFVSPLMNLISPPKEGEGRLQVFKSPLRTPKRGSNRTTPAKQEIQTPCTPRKPHTLLETIAGCATPTRYIIGTPEKLVSPLVSHTHTPTQCVERDLSVALSCAPACTPEKAQAFSPRKPTTLKNIPMSPYTSITKSKFTRSPSIQASDVEYNAFLLCPLSPDTPRKSPLGIFKSAYSQKSIDTIESPTKTPAGHTVFTKAEENNDVLSIISTPFQRVSSGEDFGHCRSVSLSETCILSPSMSLTSKGVSPNLKNVSPPKGSSYKCRDADVVCERLDSSLASPGTSESFVNSSQTTEESIDISDARVVPAEGSGLKMKVLITRKSNSGTLKCLSTTPNAVRNTTEWSSTPSYGLRCTPDRRQREAATRLGTPEIPATFSTPKSRRKIIPPVIPTYAVELEMQASGLPKLRIKRTDSNSTLDVDSIKKTEHATVSRKRKGDESPSGEKWCNKHALKIDSACVSPSCARSSHNTPGKSSLQTYICQSYTPNRCASNAASPQPDVGVPWTPSPKHKEKTSTDIINNWPRRKKAAALNATNISRGEKNQDNTDSMPSTEEEGEGAVSEHERNNVLSLEDFELEGVYKLQEQSPTIELQSKAEGGTFGLKSRKRGFHLVSPTKETQHQVKRSRTTSNACEDMEKVTLRSETCAEAPSVSRSISSNLSSSNPSSCDDVFNISGFTPPNNVLKSSLSVSGLLALTQSPLLYQGKTPSSKRKGGMRGGDLDQGTPKEKRLVLHTAADSDESPFSKSVSVPPITKTYTRKKLIT
- the TICRR gene encoding treslin isoform X3 — translated: MSCSHNVVLLLDTAEPDLQDRVRLLSLRLLNFLACRAGLGQVRWSYRFLDSLGGRCRPPRRSDLRELGPRSWEECEEELGACWERARGSRTSRAHSSRALLTQTALKETLSDFQWDRPDITSPAKPAALRGRRGIPVDEPLQAQSPSQSLGAPSSRNAVFLLSPCPHSCAQLGHFAAASEGIGLQHLADKLLPKGVQDMLTNKRVTLYWLDTSDWAKVWSSSDHSGYWTMIELMQLVGGRILPSESLMQCFNHQTENGPLLPFDSSINYLICNEPDYRIRFPQQEGIVFFMEHGVDEQWECAVTLEPISMNEIYFRSLMNIKLKGTVQNWNQNGSIAMDTWVLGHSSKDSLPCICFQHLLQTLKSRGLHMVADVCTGEDLALRTGILSPISESVAVLNVICNERAIGIDQLLLHRTVNEASQDIPYDLPDIVSSVLSHVYNSDNISTTAFAELPVPEWVEQELSQSSQWTSSIVERWYPLSDASGASCNLMEAFRLINAASSDERDEQSTSDVEIGSCLSEFYQKKSNDESGIAGQGENRKKRGLPRTPVRQKMKTMPRSLQMLNVARLNVKAQKSHPEGVLPATNEKNSLTKRRSADQQEEKGKPLKPSGFKTEEELISFLKEDYDKTVFSGNDSLLTRAKDAITVIKSYLKSNSSKQVEIDCMAKIRNLLKTSKAIRRHYGNNQNKAAKLRECQIQVILRLEMCVQCPSLQTNADELEQTVEEMTDMLRILSLTEDPTFLTKFLQEDVLVTYVATIPKILADLYFGLGTQIPEDLALALPADFFSDDSVVQEGKTPMYSQPSMSRVPSVVPFNSEADQLEELRTRSAKKRSSTMARHRSVTESSHSSRQIELPKVPKRQLNKENSQSNLIVMVEKLKLPLPPQPQKEAEATKVRRNLFIQENRSPTKRCNKMPRSQSVSAVEGLKHKRSMSHGGTNDHYMLLTKKVSETPLHKQISNRRLHKQIKGRHSDSTPDIGIVEESPEKSLTEIDLRRSPRIKQLTLTRKNSSFYASQPKSRNVERLHSGSQKSADAHLTRSRSFSEVKNPNQLLFGEVQPMNSAPVTRSKIHLSDTAEPGICQTPGKILRYTPQKTIPNFKDVPERNKMIRKSPRTPVRTPKRLKTPSKSSSEKKTVAKNLGKYFSPSKLEEHSPFKSYGRRSERLAQITPGKESSPNKLFVSPLMNLISPPKEGEGRLQVFKSPLRTPKRGSNRTTPAKQEIQTPCTPRKPHTLLETIAGCATPTRYIIGTPEKLVSPLVSHTHTPTQCVERDLSVALSCAPACTPEKAQAFSPRKPTTLKNIPMSPYTSITKSKFTRSPSIQASDVEYNAFLLCPLSPDTPRKSPLGIFKSAYSQKSIDTIESPTKTPAGHTVFTKAEENNDVLSIISTPFQRVSSGEDFGHCRSVSLSETCILSPSMSLTSKGVSPNLKNVSPPKGSSYKCRDADVVCERLDSSLASPGTSESFVNSSQTTEESIDISDARVVPAEGSGLKMKVLITRKSNSGTLKCLSTTPNAVRNTTEWSSTPSYGLRCTPDRRQREAATRLGTPEIPATFSTPKSRRKIIPPVIPTYAVELEMQASGLPKLRIKRTDSNSTLDVDSIKKTEHATVSRKRKGDESPSGEKWCNKHALKIDSACVSPSCARSSHNTPGKSSLQTYICQSYTPNRCASNAASPQPDVGVPWTPSPKHKEKTSTDIINNWPRRKKAAALNATNISRGEKNQDNTDSMPSTEEEGEGAVSEHERNNVLSLEDFELEGVYKLQEQSPTIELQSKAEGGTFGLKSRKRGFHLVSPTKETQHQVKRSRTTSNACEDMEKVTLRSETCAEAPSVSRSISSNLSSSNPSSCDDVFNISGFTPPNNVLKSSLSVSGLLALTQSPLLYQGKTPSSKRKGGMRGGDLDQGTPKEKRLVLHTAADSDESPFSKSVSVPPITKTYTRKKLIT
- the TICRR gene encoding treslin isoform X2; amino-acid sequence: MSCSHNVVLLLDTAEPDLQDRVRLLSLRLLNFLACRAGLGQVRWSYRFLDSLGGRCRPPRRSDLRELGPRSWEECEEELGACWERARGSRTSRAHSSRALLTQTALKETLSDFQWDRPDITSPAKPAALRGRRGIPVDEPLQAQSPSQSLGAPSSRNAVFLLSPCPHSCAQLGHFAAASEGIGLQHLADKLLPKGVQDMLTNKRVTLYWLDTSDWAKVWSSSDHSGYWTMIELMQLVGGRILPSESLMQCFNHQTENGPLLPFDSSINYLICNEPDYRIRFPQQEGIVFFMEHGVDEQWECAVTLEPISMNEIYFRSLMNIKLKGTVQNWNQNGSIAMDTWVLGHSSKDSLPCICFQHLLQTLKSRGLHMVADVCTGEDLALRTGILSPISESVAVLNVICNERAIGIDQLLLHRTVNEASQDIPYDLPDIVSSVLSHVYNSDNISTTELPVPEWVEQELSQSSQWTSSIVERWYPLSDASGASCNLMEAFRLINAASSDERDEQSTSDVEIGSCLSEFYQKKSNDESGIAGQGENRKKRGLPRTPVRQKMKTMPRSLQMLNVARLNVKAQKSHPEGVLPATNEKNSLTKRRSADQQEEKGKPLKPSGFKTEEELISFLKEDYDKTVFSGNDSLLTRAKDAITVIKSYLKSNSSKQVEIDCMAKIRNLLKTSKAIRRHYGNNQNKAAKLRECQIQVILRLEMCVQCPSLQTNADELEQTVEEMTDMLRILSLTEDPTFLTKFLQEDVLVTYVATIPKILADLYFGLGTQIPEDLALALPADFFSDDSVVQEGKTPMYSQPSMSRVPSVVPFNSEADQLEELRTRSAKKRSSTMARHRSVTESSHSSRQIELPKVPKRQLNKENSQSNLIVMVEKLKLPLPPQPQKEAEATKVRRNLFIQENRSPTKRCNKMPRSQSVSAVEGLKHKRSMSHGGTNDHYMLLTKKVSETPLHKQISNRRLHKQIKGRHSDSTPDIGIVEESPEKSLTEIDLRRSPRIKQLTLTRKNSSFYASQPKSRNVERLHSGSQKSADAHLTRTHLAGTPLTGSRSFSEVKNPNQLLFGEVQPMNSAPVTRSKIHLSDTAEPGICQTPGKILRYTPQKTIPNFKDVPERNKMIRKSPRTPVRTPKRLKTPSKSSSEKKTVAKNLGKYFSPSKLEEHSPFKSYGRRSERLAQITPGKESSPNKLFVSPLMNLISPPKEGEGRLQVFKSPLRTPKRGSNRTTPAKQEIQTPCTPRKPHTLLETIAGCATPTRYIIGTPEKLVSPLVSHTHTPTQCVERDLSVALSCAPACTPEKAQAFSPRKPTTLKNIPMSPYTSITKSKFTRSPSIQASDVEYNAFLLCPLSPDTPRKSPLGIFKSAYSQKSIDTIESPTKTPAGHTVFTKAEENNDVLSIISTPFQRVSSGEDFGHCRSVSLSETCILSPSMSLTSKGVSPNLKNVSPPKGSSYKCRDADVVCERLDSSLASPGTSESFVNSSQTTEESIDISDARVVPAEGSGLKMKVLITRKSNSGTLKCLSTTPNAVRNTTEWSSTPSYGLRCTPDRRQREAATRLGTPEIPATFSTPKSRRKIIPPVIPTYAVELEMQASGLPKLRIKRTDSNSTLDVDSIKKTEHATVSRKRKGDESPSGEKWCNKHALKIDSACVSPSCARSSHNTPGKSSLQTYICQSYTPNRCASNAASPQPDVGVPWTPSPKHKEKTSTDIINNWPRRKKAAALNATNISRGEKNQDNTDSMPSTEEEGEGAVSEHERNNVLSLEDFELEGVYKLQEQSPTIELQSKAEGGTFGLKSRKRGFHLVSPTKETQHQVKRSRTTSNACEDMEKVTLRSETCAEAPSVSRSISSNLSSSNPSSCDDVFNISGFTPPNNVLKSSLSVSGLLALTQSPLLYQGKTPSSKRKGGMRGGDLDQGTPKEKRLVLHTAADSDESPFSKSVSVPPITKTYTRKKLIT